One Microbacterium sp. W4I20 DNA window includes the following coding sequences:
- a CDS encoding NAD(P)-dependent oxidoreductase has protein sequence MDDTHTRRWAVTGAAGTIGRALRAHLAETSVELVSIDVSEITRVGRSERLVRCDIGDLTGLESAFEGCEGVVHLAGIADEADFHDLAEVNIVGTYHVLEAARRAGVGRVVYASSNRLTGSYPTETLVDEAMPPRPDGFYGVSKVAGEALCRLYTDKFDLSTIALRIGTYEPAPGSAREMRTWLSPGDALRAFDAAMTTPQAHTVFYAVSNNTERWWSLEAARAAGFEPSDDAAAHGSHDPLPADQRQGGMYATPEYSLDRMRSD, from the coding sequence ATGGATGACACGCACACACGCCGCTGGGCCGTCACGGGAGCCGCTGGGACGATCGGACGTGCGCTCCGCGCGCACCTCGCCGAGACATCGGTCGAACTCGTATCGATCGATGTCTCGGAGATCACCCGAGTGGGCCGGTCGGAACGCCTCGTCCGCTGCGACATCGGCGATCTGACCGGTCTGGAGAGCGCCTTCGAAGGATGTGAGGGCGTGGTCCATCTGGCCGGAATCGCCGACGAGGCGGACTTCCACGACCTCGCCGAGGTCAACATCGTCGGCACGTACCACGTGCTCGAGGCGGCGCGCCGCGCCGGAGTCGGCCGCGTCGTGTACGCCAGTAGTAACCGCCTGACCGGGTCCTACCCGACCGAGACGCTGGTGGACGAAGCAATGCCTCCCCGCCCCGACGGGTTCTACGGGGTATCCAAGGTCGCCGGTGAGGCGCTCTGCCGGCTCTACACGGACAAGTTCGACCTGAGCACGATCGCTCTGCGAATCGGTACGTACGAACCTGCTCCGGGCTCAGCGCGCGAGATGCGCACCTGGCTCAGCCCTGGCGATGCACTCCGCGCCTTCGACGCCGCGATGACCACCCCGCAGGCGCACACGGTGTTCTACGCCGTCTCGAACAACACCGAGCGCTGGTGGAGCCTCGAGGCTGCGCGAGCAGCGGGCTTCGAACCGTCCGACGACGCCGCCGCTCACGGAAGCCACGACCCGCTTCCCGCCGACCAGCGGCAGGGCGGGATGTACGCCACACCCGAGTACTCGCTCGACCGGATGCGCTCCGACTGA
- a CDS encoding WhiB family transcriptional regulator: MCADDLRFVDDGRSDAANRALRPVCESCPILAQCEAYAVAAPRHAIVGYWAGARRGVRPRESAIRQ; the protein is encoded by the coding sequence ATGTGTGCAGATGACCTCAGGTTCGTGGACGACGGGCGCAGTGATGCAGCGAACCGCGCTCTCCGGCCAGTGTGCGAGTCGTGCCCGATCCTGGCGCAGTGCGAGGCATACGCCGTCGCAGCTCCTCGACATGCCATCGTGGGCTACTGGGCGGGAGCGCGGAGGGGTGTCCGACCACGGGAGTCTGCTATTCGTCAGTGA
- a CDS encoding recombinase family protein, with amino-acid sequence MTTSSTSRTYGYVRVSTRRQTVDQQMDALLAAGVPADNIYGDVISGAKWDRDGLSDLRKLLRSGDTLVVVALDRLGRSLSEMVKLLDWIVSEGIELRSLREGIDLTTPTGRMLAGIFASLAEYERALILERAEAARDAARARGRQLGRPKSMDAEKIETARALLASGISRVQVAKRVGVSRAALYREIPVV; translated from the coding sequence ATGACCACTTCCAGCACCTCCCGCACCTACGGCTACGTCCGCGTCAGCACCCGTCGCCAGACGGTCGATCAGCAGATGGATGCGCTCCTCGCCGCGGGTGTGCCCGCCGACAACATCTATGGCGACGTCATCTCGGGAGCCAAATGGGACCGGGACGGACTGTCTGACCTTCGCAAGCTCCTGCGTTCGGGAGACACGCTCGTCGTCGTCGCTCTCGACCGGCTGGGGCGCTCACTTTCAGAAATGGTGAAGCTCCTCGATTGGATTGTTTCGGAGGGCATCGAGCTTCGCTCCCTGCGTGAGGGAATCGACCTCACAACCCCCACGGGTCGGATGCTCGCCGGTATCTTCGCCAGCTTGGCCGAGTATGAGCGCGCACTTATCCTGGAGCGCGCAGAGGCCGCACGCGATGCAGCTCGCGCCCGTGGCCGTCAACTTGGACGCCCGAAATCGATGGATGCCGAGAAGATCGAAACCGCGCGAGCCCTCCTCGCCTCCGGCATCTCCCGCGTGCAGGTGGCCAAGCGCGTGGGTGTTTCTCGCGCCGCGCTCTACCGTGAGATTCCGGTCGTTTGA
- a CDS encoding RelA/SpoT domain-containing protein: MTDKSAAQTSPAKIYTDSLPMLTEADRAYRKQVREIVGPVAGEHYVTSRVKAARSLIRKLSKTPGVVREWESITDKVGVRVICSTKRDCKAARRALEAYGWASCVTEVKSGDVDRLFYAGTHVTVDDGVSKDAVGGPILCEVQIRTRSQDAWSVVSHKLLYKGLITPPRRITRVIHRLTAVVEIFDDEVQRMFKKRESLPAYELARAVEYLDDQYEALLSEPGGAPTDLDIITILWEAYAEDEKPRFVELIDSYLNEATSLATQLRAHQPGADSYIDSRDWLSTQPEVLAVLERATHRESLLLDAIRDTDLEDIVRKTCDSFNIVLTE, encoded by the coding sequence GTGACGGATAAGAGCGCCGCGCAGACTTCTCCGGCGAAGATTTACACGGACTCACTCCCGATGTTGACGGAAGCAGATAGGGCGTACCGAAAACAAGTCCGAGAGATCGTCGGCCCCGTGGCGGGCGAGCACTACGTCACGTCGCGCGTGAAGGCCGCCCGGAGCTTGATACGCAAACTGAGCAAGACACCCGGCGTGGTCCGTGAGTGGGAATCGATCACCGACAAGGTGGGAGTCCGGGTCATCTGCTCCACTAAGCGAGACTGCAAGGCCGCGCGCCGCGCATTGGAGGCATACGGCTGGGCCAGTTGCGTCACAGAGGTGAAGTCAGGGGATGTCGACAGGCTCTTCTACGCCGGTACGCACGTGACGGTTGATGACGGTGTCTCGAAGGATGCGGTCGGGGGGCCGATCCTGTGCGAGGTTCAGATACGTACTCGCTCGCAGGATGCTTGGTCGGTGGTCTCGCATAAGCTCCTGTACAAGGGGCTTATCACACCGCCTCGCCGCATCACCCGCGTGATCCACCGTCTCACTGCTGTTGTTGAAATCTTCGATGATGAAGTTCAGCGGATGTTCAAGAAGAGGGAGTCATTGCCTGCATACGAGCTAGCTAGAGCCGTCGAGTATCTGGATGACCAGTACGAGGCGCTTCTCAGCGAGCCAGGCGGAGCTCCGACCGATCTAGACATCATCACAATCCTGTGGGAGGCCTACGCAGAGGACGAGAAGCCGCGCTTCGTCGAACTGATTGATAGTTATCTGAACGAAGCAACGAGTCTCGCCACACAGTTGCGCGCGCATCAACCAGGTGCTGATTCTTACATCGACAGTCGCGACTGGTTGTCGACTCAGCCTGAAGTGCTCGCGGTCCTGGAGCGGGCAACTCATCGCGAGAGTCTCCTTTTGGACGCGATCCGAGACACCGACCTTGAGGACATCGTGCGAAAAACATGCGACTCCTTCAACATCGTTCTCACGGAGTAG
- a CDS encoding nucleoid-associated protein has protein sequence MPTVPPITLVSTMIHEVPRGKFIDGGARVVLSQDPTTLNPQTDRFIREEMLQPSFAKGREIVYNTDLGSPIPDLARSVLLDHSQLETASQSMAEHLHASQGGSASAGVFLCSLARADSIDRLVIMKAEHQEGVRLRQSVDADGVISFEVEHLDELILGRAAQVYKIALLWINPTTQRLMGLMVDRQNGQGYADYFLDGYLGFELVHQAEKLTEDFVKSVGRFLKSPSLSDEKKLRYGGAVAAVLESPTPNLNVSGFVRDFIDREDRDELRALIPHQVLANEFRKDTTLVSSSIGGLRVRTGHGVIVQASSSAIDAGIVEVTETSIVINDNPESYDLSKGPR, from the coding sequence ATGCCGACTGTTCCACCAATCACGCTTGTCTCGACGATGATCCACGAAGTCCCGCGGGGGAAATTCATTGACGGCGGTGCGAGGGTTGTGCTGTCTCAGGACCCAACGACTCTCAATCCTCAGACGGATCGGTTTATCCGTGAGGAGATGCTTCAGCCATCCTTCGCGAAGGGTCGCGAGATCGTCTACAACACCGACCTAGGAAGCCCAATCCCGGACTTGGCTCGCTCGGTTCTGCTCGATCACTCTCAACTTGAGACAGCCTCGCAGAGCATGGCGGAACACCTTCATGCATCGCAGGGCGGGTCAGCTTCAGCGGGCGTCTTCCTCTGCTCGCTCGCCCGCGCGGACTCCATTGATCGTTTGGTGATAATGAAGGCCGAACACCAAGAAGGCGTTCGTCTGAGACAGTCGGTCGATGCGGACGGCGTGATTTCTTTCGAGGTTGAGCACCTTGACGAACTGATCTTGGGACGCGCCGCCCAGGTGTACAAGATCGCACTTCTATGGATCAACCCAACGACCCAGCGTCTGATGGGTCTCATGGTCGACCGCCAGAACGGACAGGGCTACGCCGATTACTTCCTTGACGGGTACCTCGGGTTCGAACTGGTGCACCAGGCCGAGAAGCTGACGGAAGATTTTGTAAAGAGCGTGGGTCGCTTCCTCAAGTCCCCCTCACTTTCCGATGAGAAGAAGCTTCGCTACGGGGGCGCAGTTGCGGCGGTACTCGAGAGTCCCACACCGAACTTGAACGTCTCGGGCTTCGTTCGTGACTTCATCGACCGGGAGGACCGGGACGAACTGAGAGCGTTGATACCGCATCAGGTGCTTGCCAACGAATTTCGCAAGGACACGACACTCGTGTCAAGCTCCATCGGAGGGCTGCGGGTACGCACGGGGCATGGGGTGATCGTCCAGGCAAGCTCCAGCGCAATAGATGCGGGCATCGTCGAAGTCACCGAAACCAGTATCGTCATCAATGACAACCCCGAGAGCTACGACCTCTCGAAGGGGCCGCGGTGA